The following are encoded together in the Buteo buteo chromosome 2, bButBut1.hap1.1, whole genome shotgun sequence genome:
- the LOC142028794 gene encoding E3 ubiquitin-protein ligase RNF182-like, giving the protein MAQQDGERGPRPMAPAAPELECKICYSRYDARARRPKLLRCGHRLCAKCLRKMVALGDASPRQLRCPFCRRHSPVPGGDVQQLQDDGEALALLTGRERAKKRGPPRSPEVLLCPSVLEPAPGPDCLVVTILEVPEDVAPPEGLGGLEVVRLYRPTSLGALACHGPGQKCRSWGWRAVPRFILGVLCLLYFSSLPFGIYLLLIEHHSLGIVLVSLVPSTLLLCIIYSLCQCLCREVFGFPHS; this is encoded by the coding sequence ATGGCCCAGCAGGACGGAGAGCGGGGGCCCCGGCCGATGGCACCGGCGGCCCCCGAGCTGGAGTGCAAGATCTGCTACAGCCGCTACGACGCCCGCGCCCGCAGACCCAAGCTGCTCCGCTGCGGCCACCGCCTCTGTGCCAAGTGCCTGCGCAAGATGGTGGCGCTGGGGGATGCGTCCCCCCGCCAGCTCCGCTGCCCCTTCTGCCGCCGGCACAGCCCGGTGCCCGGTGGGGAcgtgcagcagctgcaggacgACGGCGAGGCGCTGGCGCTGCTGACGGGCCGTGAGCGGGCCAAGAAGCGGGGTCCCCCCCGGTCCCCCGAGgtcctcctctgccccagcgTGCTGGAGCCCGCGCCCGGCCCCGACTGCCTGGTCGTCACCATCCTGGAGGTGCCGGAGGACGTGGCCCCGCCGGAGGGCCTGGGCGGGCTGGAGGTGGTGCGGCTGTACCGTCCCACCAGCCTGGGCGCGCTGGCCTGCCACGGCCCCGGGCAGAAGTGCCGCTCTTGGGGGTGGCGAGCCGTCCCCCGCTTCATCCTGGGCGTCCTCTGCCTCCTCTACTTCAGCTCCCTGCCCTTCGGCATCTACCTCCTGCTCATTGAGCACCACAGCCTGGGCATCGTCCTGGTCAGCCTCGTGCCCtccaccctcctcctctgcatCATCTACAGCCTCTGCCAGTGTCTGTGCCGGGAGGTCTTCGGGTTCCCCCACTCCTGA
- the PCIF1 gene encoding mRNA (2'-O-methyladenosine-N(6)-)-methyltransferase — MANENHGSPAEEASLMSHSPGTSNQNQPSSPKPMRLVQDLPDELVQAGWEKCWSKRENRPYYFNRFTNQSLWEMPVLGQHDVISDPLGLNAAPMPLEGGMIDTSVESKQRKRRFSEEVPPSGNSVKKPKADVPGNPTAQPVPSSPSIPGTSVLKAWCVSPEDKQQAALLRPTEVYWDLDIQTNAVIKQRAPSEVLSPHPEVELLRSQLILKLRQHYRELCQQREGIDPPRESFNRWMLERKVVDKGTDPLLPSDCEPVVSPSMFREIMNDIPIRLSRIKFREEAKRLLFKYAEAAKRLIESRSASPDSRKVVKWNVEDTFSWLRRDHSASKEDYMDRLEHLRKQCGPHVSAAAKDSVEGICSKIYYISLEYVKRIREKHLAILKENNISAEVEAPEVQDRLVYCYPVRLAIPSPPLPSVEMHMENNVACVRYKGEMVKVSRNYFSKLWLLYRYSCIDDSGFEKFLPRVWCLLRRYQMMFGVGLYEGTGLQGALPVHIFEALHKLFGVSFECFASPLNCYFKQYCSAFLDTDGYFGSRGPCLDFFPISGSFEANPPFCEELMDAMVSHFEKLLENSSEPLSFIVFIPEWRDPPTPALTRMEQSKFKRHQLILPAFDHEYRSGSQHVCKKEEMYYKAVHNTAVLFLQNSAGFAKWEPTPERLQELVAAYKHSGRTLSSSSSSSSSSSSSSSSTADKERELGREQSSSRETNPN, encoded by the exons ATGGCCAATGAGAATCACGGAAGCCCTGCGGAGGAAGCGTCTCTCATGAGTCACTCACCTGGCACCTCCAACCAGaaccagcccagctcccccaaaCCTATGCGACTGGTACAGGACCTGCCAG ATGAGCTGGTGCAGGCTGGCTGGGAGAAGTGCTGGAGCAAGCGGGAGAATCGCCCTTACTACTTCAATCGCTTCACTAACCAGTCTCTGTGGGAAATGCCTGTTCTAGGACAGCACGATGTCATT TCAGACCCTCTGGGATTGAATGCGGCTCCAATGCCACTGGAAGGCGGGATGATAGATACCTCTGTGGAGAGCAAGCAAAGAAAGAGGAGATTCTCTGAGGAGGTTCCCCCAAGTGGCAACAGTGTGAAAAAGCCCAAG GCGGACGTCCCAGGGAACCCAACTGCTCAGCCAGTGCCCAGCTCTCCCAGTATTCCAGGAACCTCTGTTTTGAAGGCATGGTGTGTTTCACCTGAAGATAAACAGCAGGCAGCTCTTTTACGACCAACTGA AGTATATTGGGACCTGGATATTCAGACAAATGCAGTGATTAAGCAGAGAGCACCATCTGAAGTGCTTTCTCCACACCCCGAGGTGGAGCTGCTTCGGTCCCAGCTCATTCTCAAGCTGCGGCAACATTATCGTGAGCTCTGCCAGCAACGAGAAG GGATTGACCCCCCAAGGGAGTCCTTTAATCGCTGGATGTTGGAGAGGAAGGTGGTTGATAAAGGGACAGATCCTCTTTTACCGAGTGACTGCGAGCCAGTAGTGTCTCCTTCCATGTTCAGAGAGATCATGAATGACATTCCCATCAG GTTATCCAGAATCAAGTTCCGGGAGGAAGCCAAGAGACTGCTCTTCAAGTATGCCGAGGCTGCGAAACGACTGATTGAATCCAG GAGTGCTTCACCAGACAGCAGGAAGGTTGTGAAGTGGAACGTGGAGGACACCTTCAGCTGGCTGCGACGGGACCATTCTGCCTCTAAGGAGGACTACATG GACCGCCTGGAGCACTTACGCAAACAATGTGGGCCCCATGTGTCTGCTGCAGCAAAGGACTCTGTTGAAGGCATCTGCAGTAAGATTTACTACATATCCCTTGAATACGTCAAGCGGATCCGGGAGAAGCATCTTGCCATACTCAAAGAGAACAATATATCTG CTGAGGTAGAAGCTCCTGAAGTCCAGGACAGGCTCGTATACTGTTACCCAGTGAGACTGgccatcccctccccaccactCCCCAGCGTGGAAATGCACATGGAAAACAACGTGGCATGTGTGCGGTACAAGGGGGAGATGGTGAAAGTGAGCCGCAACTACTTCAGCAAGCTG TGGCTTCTCTATCGGTACAGTTGCATTGATGACTCTGGCTTTGAAAAGTTTCTGCCCAGGGTTTGGTGCCTTCTCCGCCGATATCAG ATGATGTTCGGTGTGGGTCTGTATGAAGGAACTGGCCTGCAAGGGGCACTTCCTGTGCACATCTTCGAAGCCCTCCACAAGCTCTTTGGAGTGAGTTTTGAATGCTTTGCCTCGCCCCTGAATTGCTATTTTAAACAGTACTGTTCGGCCTTCTTGGATACAGACGGGTATTTTGGATCCAGGGG CCCGTGCCTGGATTTCTTCCCTATAAGTGGCTCTTTTGAGGCAAATCCTCCATTCTGTGAGGAGCTGATGGATGCCATGGTCTCTCACTTTGAG AAACTGCTGGAGAACTCCAGTGAGCCTCTCTCCTTTATCGTCTTCATCCCTGAGTGGCGGGACCCTCCTACGCCAGCCCTGACCCGCATGGAGCAGAGCAAGTTCAAGCGACACCAGCTCATCCTGCCAGCCTTTGATCACGAATACCGCAGCGGGTCTCAGCATGTCTGCAAAAA AGAGGAGATGTACTACAAGGCCGTGCACAACACAGCCGTCCTCTTCCTGCAGAACAGTGCGGGTTTTGCCAAGTgggagcccacgccggagcgGCTGCAGGAGCTTGTTGCAGCCTACAAGCATTCAGGCCGGACCCTTagctcctcgtcctcctcctcgtcatcatcctcttcctcctcctcctccacagcaGACAAAGAGCGGGAGCTGGGCCgagagcaaagcagcagccgggAGACTAATCCCAACTAA